Proteins found in one Neofelis nebulosa isolate mNeoNeb1 chromosome 3, mNeoNeb1.pri, whole genome shotgun sequence genomic segment:
- the LOC131507381 gene encoding placenta-specific gene 8 protein-like isoform X2 has protein sequence MNPVVSQPGYGTGGVMHSDWQSGVFDCCDDLGICLCGTFFPLCLSCQIASDMNECCLCGASVAMRTLYRTRYGIPGSICSDFLWLGCFPHCTLCQLKRDIEKRKAMNAF, from the exons ATGAATCCCGTTGTTTCACAGCCAGGATATGGGACCGGGGGTGTGATGCATAGTGACTGGCAATCTGGTGTATTTGACTGCTGTGATGACCTGGGGATTT GCCTCTGTGGGACCTTCTTTCCCCTATGCCTTTCCTGTCAGATCGCCTCTGACATGAACGAATGCTGTCTGTGCGGAGCGAGTGTCGCCATGAGGACCTTGTATCGGACGCGATATGGCATCCCG GGATCTATTTGCAGTGATTTCCTATGGCTGGGATGTTTCCCTCATTGCACCCTTTGCCAACTCAAGCGAGatattgagaaaagaaaagcaatgaatgCTTTCTAA